From a region of the Sesamum indicum cultivar Zhongzhi No. 13 linkage group LG3, S_indicum_v1.0, whole genome shotgun sequence genome:
- the LOC105157771 gene encoding eukaryotic initiation factor 4A-8: MAGLAPAGSQFDAREYDAKMEVLQVDGQDFFTSYDEVYDSFDAMGLQENLLRGIYAYGFEKPSAIQQRGIVPFCKGLDVIQQAQSGTGKTATFCSGILQQLDYGLTQCQALVLAPTRELAQQIEKVMRALGDYLGVKVHACVGGTSVREDQRILSAGVHVVVGTPGRVFDMLRRQSLRADYIRMFVLDEADEMLSRGFKDQIYDIFQLLPSKVQVGVFSATMPPEALEITRKFMNKPVRILVKRDELTLEGIKQFYVNVEKEDWKLETLCDLYETLAITQSVIFVNTRRKVDWLTDKMRGRDHTVSATHGDMDQNTRDIIMREFRSGSSRVLITTDLLARGIDVQQVSLVINYDLPTQPENYLHRIGRSGRFGRKGVAINFLTRDDEKMLHDIQKFYNVIIEELPSNVADLL; encoded by the exons ATGGCAGGTTTGGCACCAGCAGGATCACAATTTGATGCGCGTGAGTATGATGCAAAGATGGAAGT GCTCCAAGTTGATGGACAGGATTTCTTTACTTCTTATGATGAGGTTTATGATAGTTTTGATGCTATGGGTCTTCAAGAAAACCTCCTTAGAGGCATTTATGCATATG GTTTTGAGAAGCCCTCCGCCATCCAGCAAAGGGGCATTGTTCCATTCTGCAAGGGACTTGATGTCATTCAGCAGGCTCAGTCTGGAACTGGGAAAACTGCTACCTTCTGCTCTGGCATTTTGCAGCAGCTTGATTATGGTCTAACACAGTGCCAAGCCTTGGTTTTGGCACCCACTAGAGAACTGGCACAGCAGATTGAGAAGGTTATGCGAGCGCTTGGTGACTACCTTGGCGTGAAGGTTCATGCTTGTGTGGGTGGAACCAGTGTTCGTGAGGATCAGCGGATTCTTTCAGCTGGGGTTCATGTTGTTGTTGGAACCCCTGGTCGTGTGTTTGACATGTTGCGGAGACAGTCACTTCGTGCTGATTACATCAGAATGTTTGTATTGGATGAGGCAGATGAAATGCTCTCACGAGGTTTTAAGGATCAG ATATATGATATCTTCCAGTTGCTGCCAAGTAAAGTACAAGTTGGGGTGTTTTCTGCTACAATGCCACCAGAAGCCCTTGAAATCACCAGGAAGTTCATGAATAAGCCTGTGAGGATCTTGGTGAAGCGGGATGAGCTAACCCTCGAGGGTATTAAGCAGTTCTACGTCAACGTTGAAAAGGAAGATTGGAAACTGGAAACACTCTGTGATCTTTACGAGACCCTTGCCATCACTCAGAGTGTCATCTTCGTGAACACTAGACGGAAAGTCGACTGGCTCACTGACAAGATGCGAGGCCGGGACCACACCGTCTCAGCTACCCATGGAGACATGGACCAGAACACTCGAGACATCATCATGCGCGAATTCCGCTCAGGCTCTTCTCGTGTCCTCATCACAACCGATCTCTTGGCTCGTGGTATTGACGTGCAGCAAGTATCTCTCGTCATAAACTATGATCTCCCAACTCAGCCCGAGAACTATCTCCATCGTATCGGAAGAAGTGGAAGGTTTGGAAGGAAAGGAGTTGCCATAAACTTCTTGACGAGGGATGATGAAAAAATGCTCCACGACATCCAGAAGTTCTACAACGTTATCATCGAAGAACTCCCATCAAATGTTGCTGATCTTCTTTGA
- the LOC110011735 gene encoding uncharacterized protein LOC110011735: MEKFSRSKSSRESGMQKQPTSMNDLRSYSTSAYNPPPYLDCDKKGSFNEVKIKKSGSKNNGFSSKSWSLKVDPEFQRKKRVASYKAYEVEGKMKGSVKKSFRWIKDTCNQVIHGIW; the protein is encoded by the coding sequence ATGGAGAAATTTTCAAGATCCAAATCAAGCAGAGAAAGTGGGATGCAGAAGCAGCCAACCAGCATGAATGATCTCAGGAGCTACAGCACTTCCGCCTATAATCCTCCTCCATATCTTGACTGTGATAAAAAGGGCAGCTTTAACGAGGTGAAAATCAAGAAGAGTGGCAGTAAAAACAATGGTTTTTCTTCAAAGAGTTGGAGTTTGAAGGTAGACCCTGAGTTCcagaggaagaagagagtTGCTAGCTATAAGGCTTATGAAGTAGAAGGTAAAATGAAGGGTTCTGTAAAGAAGAGCTTCAGGTGGATCAAGGATACTTGCAACCAAGTCATTCATGGCATTTggtga